TATTTGTGCAGGCTGATCTGGGCACGATCCTGTTCTCGGAGATCGGCACGCCCTGGTTCACTATCTGGCATCAGTATCTGAACATTGAAAAGCCGGGCAGCCTGGAAGCAGCAGTGGACGAGCCTTTGCTTAACCTTCACATTGTGTTGCGTGGCCATGTTCGTTACCAGTTCCAGGATAACAACAACCTGAAATGGTCAGAAGGACAGTTGAACCTGTTCTGTTCCGGTTCCCTTAAAGTGAAGGCCTTTTTCGATGACATGAAAGAATATACCACACTTACTATCCGTTTCCACCGATCTTACCTGGATGTATATGCGCCATATTTTCCGGCGCTCCAGCATTTCCTGGACCGTGCAGATAATGGAGAAGAGGCATTTCTTAGTGCGTCCAATACCAGCCTCACTCCGGAAATGATCACCATTATCCGTGACATGCTGTATAGTGATTACACGGGAGAGGTGAGAACATTGTACCTGCGCAATAAAGTGTCCGAACTGTTATTGCTTGCCTTTACCCGCATTGTTCCTGGTACTGCCGGCGCTTCCGATATCAGGCTGCATCAGTATGATATCGATAAGATCAGGGAGGCGAGGGAATACCTGCTGCAGAATATGGAACATCCTCTAACCGTGATAGAGCTTTCGCATAAGGTAGGCATCAACGATTTCAAGCTGAAGAAGGGATTCAAGCAATTGTACGGCGTTACCATTTTTGATTTTTTGCTGGAAGCGAGAATGGAAAAAGCGAGATCGCTGCTGACGGAAACAGATACACCGATACACGAAATTGCTTTTGCAACAGGTTATAAGAATGTGAGCAGTTTCACTGCAGCCTTCAAAAAAAGAATGGGATTTCCTCCGAGCGCCATGAAGCGCAATAAATGATTCAGGTATTGTTCAGTTTTCGTAAAAACCGAAACAGCGCTTCACCTGCAGGATAAGTACGTAAACATTGCATGGCATCCCGGGTAGCCCCTGTGGTTTTCAATAATTCAAATAGTTCGTAATTGGCTTCATTGCTGTTGATCCAGTAATGCAGCTCCCTTAGCTCTTCGTCAGTCAGCTGTCCTTTGAGGTGCCTGACGATAAGGTTGGCAATATGAAAGGAACCAACCACTTGCTGGTTGTTCATGGGGAAATATTTTTATAATGAAAAGGAACAGGTCAACCCCGGATCAAGACAAACGAACCCCCTGTATGAATAGAAACAACCAGGAAGGAAATATGTACTAGAGGAATGCAAAAAAAAGAAAGTTTTTATCCCGAAAACATAACCGCAGTTCTGTAATCAATGGGATATTTATGGGGGAAAGAATAGTATGTAAATGTTCGCTTACGGCTCAGGCCGGAACGGACAAATGGGATACCGGTAGCAGCTCTTCCATTTATCAACTTATAGTCCGGGCGTCCGGAATGCAAGCTAGCATGCCGAACGGGTGTCTGACAGTTATGTACAGGATGCAGAGGGTCTACATAACAGGAAGATACCTGGTGCATGAGAGGGTTAAAAAGACTTGAGGCATTCCCGGTACCCCGGATTTTTTTATGTCCGTACCGGATCAATCGTAATCAGTGCTAACGTTGATATATATACTAAAAAAAGAAGGCCGGTGATCACCGGCCCCGGCCTCCTGAGGAAACCGCGAATGATAAGTTGATGTTGATTATGGTAAGGATAGATTGGAACAGGAGCAAAGGTTGAAAAAAATGAGGGAGAGTAGAAACACTCCCCGGTTGTGACCCAACCAAACAGTCACATGCGATAAAAACTAACCATATTAAAAATGGAATGAGTTTTTCATAGTGCAATTGTTAGAGCAGTATTTGGTTTTTCATTGTGTATTCAAGCGGTATAATAATAGAAACAATAAACCTGATCCCCGGTACTATTGAAAGCGAAAATTTTTTTTATGCGCCGGAGTGATTGCGGCAGATATTCATCCTCAACAATTGCATCGCTCTCACTTTCTGGTTCTTCACCGTATGGATGCTCACATCCAGCGCCGCAGCGATCTCGTGGTTGCGCATATTGTCGAACACACTCATCTTCAAAACCTTTCTGGATTGTGTAGGTAATTTCTCTATCTGCCGGTAGATCTCCGCCATCACTTCCGTGCGGATGATGGTGTTCAGAACAAAATCATCACTGTCGCCATTCAGATAAGCCAGCTCCCTTCTCGAAACTGCATCGCGCTGGTATTGCTTGAGGAGGTTCAGGCAGGCATTGCGCGTGGTGATGTAGAGAAATGCCTTGATGTTCTGAATGCTGGCGAAATCAGTATGTTTTTTCCAGAGCTTCATGAATGTGTCTTCCACAATGTCTTCAGCAGCCTGCCTGTCGTGTATCATCCGCTCTGCGAAATAACAGAGCGGGGCATAGTACAGATTGAAGAAAGAGATCATAGCCTGTGAGTTGCCGCTTCTCAACTCTTCTACCATGGCCTGGTCCTGGTCAGCGGCAGGTGCGGGCCGGTACGGATCTGTGATGGTTTCATTACTGGTGGTTGGCTCCTGTTGATACGCGTAGCCGGAATGACCGGGGAATTGTTCTTTCATTTATCGCCTTTTTTTGCAACGTGAACATGTGATATATACCCTGATGCAAACACAATGATATATGGCCGCCTGATTCAGCAGGCAGAACAATGCATTGCATCAAACACCAGGAGATGTTTGCAATGGAAAATAATATGGTAACGTGAAGCGGGGGATCCGACAATTGCGTGGATATATAACCGGCATAACCAGTAACGCGCAGCTCTATGAGCCGTGGTCTGTAATTTTCCCGCTTACCTCGCGAGCCTTAATGAAAGTTGAAAGTCGTTATCCCAATTTTGTGAAGCTACTAAAAGAGAAAAGAGTGAATCTGGGTACAAGATTACAGGTAATATCCTTACCAGCAAAATAGAATTTACGCTAAACAGTCGTGGTTGGATTTTACTGCGATCAATATTTGACCTCATTCGGGTATTCTAAAGTGTTGGTGTATTTTCTTGCAGCAGAATTGTTTTTTCTTGTAGAGAAATATTGATGCGAAACGCAGTGTGGATGCGGAAATTGGATACCGCAGAGATAAACGGCAGAGATTTGGTTATAGTGTATGGGTTACTGCATACTATGCAAAAAGCGCACCCGCCAATGAATAAAAAACAGCTGATCAATTGATATATAACTATTTGGTATAACCGAAAAATATCTTCTTGCATGTATTTGAGATCATTTTAAGATGCACGTCAATGTGAATCCACCTGCTGACAATATCTAAACCTGCTAAACACCGGGCAGCCAAAAGCATGGTCCGCAGACAAAAAAAGCAGCGGCTTTTTCAAAAAATTACTTGCGTTCAATATTTTTATTATCTTCACCTCAGGTTAGCTAAAACGTTTTAGTTAGCAGGTTTCATACTATCATACATGAATACAGGTCTTATCGCCGGAGTGGATATCGGCGGCACTCATATCACGGCTTCCCTGGTGGATCCGCATACAGGCAGCATCGTTCCCGGTACCCTGATCAGAAGAGCGGTACAGTCGCAGGAAGCGGCATCCGTCGTGATCCACGCATGGGCCTTAGCCATTGAAGCTGCATATATCCATCATCCGGAAGCGAACAGCCATCGCAGGATCGGCATTGCCATGCCTGGTCCCGTGGACTATGAGCAGGGGATCTGTTATATCAAAGACCAGGGCAAATATGATCAGCTCTATGGTCTCAATATCAAAGAAATGCTGGCAGCCCGTTTGGGTATCCTGCCGGAACATATCCGCATGATGAACGATGCGCTCTGTTTCCTGAAAGGAGAGATAGCCGGCGGAGCTGCGCGTGGCTGCAAAAGCGTACTGGGACTTACCCTGGGAACAGGGCTTGGCTCTGCCTGGTTCCATCATAACAAAGTGGTGGATGCCGATCTCTGGCGAATGCCTTTTAAAGGACTGATTGCCGAAGATCTGCTGGCCTCACGCTGGTTCGTTCAACGGTACGCGTTACAATCGGGGCTGGAGCTGGCCAATACCAAAGCACTGGTGGAAAAATTACCGGAAGACCCCGCCATCGGCGAGATATTCGGTGAGTTTGCCGGGCATCTGGCGGACTTCCTGGAAACAGTGCTGCCATCCCATCCTGCTGATGTTGTGGTGATTGGCGGTAATATCGCCAAAAGTTACCGGCTCTTCCTGCCTGCCCTGGAAATTGCCCTGCAGCAAAGGAATATCAACCTCCCGGTACGCATCGCAACACTGGGAGAAGATGCCCATATTGTGGGCGCTGCCGCCAACTGGGCCTGATTCTGGCGAATTCTCCTATCTTTACTTTCTCCTTTCTTAGCAACCTTTCCATTTGAATAAAGGCTGTCATTTCCACTCCGCATCGGTAACGTTTGCGTAAATAAACCGCGTTCATTCAGTTGACGGTATTGAATAACTTTTTACACTTGCTGAACGAAAAGCCGGTATTCTTCACCTTTTTCAAAAAAAACACACGGCCCCATGAATCTGTCAAGGCAAACGATTGTAAGTATTACTTCGCCCGAAGTGAATGTTCCGGCACCGTCTTATTTTGACCTGCCCGAGAAAGTTTTGCAGTTCGGCACCGGCGTTCTGTTGCGCGGATTGCCGGATTTTTTTATTGATAAAGCCAACAAACAAGGCATCTTCAACGGGCGTGTGGTAGTAGTGAAAAGCACGCGGGGTGGGGATTCCGATGCCTTTGCCCAACAGGACGGCATGTTCACGCTTTGTGTTCGTGGCGTGGAGAATGGAGAAACCATTTCCGAAAATATAGTGAATGCCAGCATCAGCCGCATGCTCTCTGCGCGGTTCGACTGGCCCAAAATACTGGAATGCGCACAGAACCCGGATATGGAGATCGTGGTCAGCAATACCACGGAAGTAGGTATCGAACTGGTGCTGGAGGATACACGCGCCACACCGCCCGGCTCCTTCCCCGGAAAACTCCTGGCCTTCCTCTATGCCCGTTACAAAGCTTTCAACGGAGATCCCAATAAAGGTATGGTGATCATTCCCACTGAACTGATCCCGGATAATGGCACCAGGCTCAAAAAGATCTGCCAGCAACTGGCTGTGTTCAACGACCTGCCTTCTCCCTTCATGAAATGGCTGGATGAATGCAATGATTTCTGCAATTCGCTCGTAGACCGCATTGTGCCCGGTAAACTGCCTGCCCTGGAACAGCAGGAAATGGAAAAAGCTACCGGTTACAAGGATGCGCTCATGATAAAATCTGAAGTCTATCGTTTATGGGCAATCGAATCCGGTTCTGAAAGAGTGAAGCATATTCTTTCTTTCCGCGAAGCGGATCCGGGTGTGGTGATAGCTCCGGACATCAACGTGTTCCGTGAGCTCAAGCTCCGTCTGCTCAACGGTTCGCATACTTTCACCTGCGGCCTCGCTTTCCTTGCAGGCTTCAGCACAGTAAAGGAAGCAATGGCCAATCCTGCTTTCAACCATTTGATCAGTGCCCTCATGCTGCAGGAGATCGCTCCGGCCATCACTGATGAAGGACTTACACTGGAAATGGCTAAAGATTTTGCACTGAAAGTGCTGGACCGCTATCGCAATCCGCATATCGATCATCAATGGATCAGCATCACCATGCAATACTCTTCCAAAATGAAGATGCGCAATATACCTGTGCTGCTGAAACATTATGAACGCAATGGAAATGTGCCTGAGTTGATGGCTGCCGGCTTTGCCGCTCATCTGCTTTTCATGAGAAGCACTAAAGAGGGAGAAGCATATTATGGAACCAGCTTTGGAAAGAAATACCTGGTGAACGATGATCACGCTGCCGCCTATGCGGAGAAATGGGAGAAAATGGAAGCGCCTGAACTGGTGCAATCCATATTGAGCGACGCTGATTTCTGGGGTGCAGACCTTACCAGCCTGCCCGGATTTGCAGAAGCTGTTACCAATTTTCTGAACCAGTTACTGGATCAGGGAGCGAAGCAACTCATCGCTCGTTTTCAGTCGGACAGCATGATTGCCTAAGCGGGCGCGGCCTGCCGGGAGCGACAGCTTGCCAAAAAAGTATAATATTTTGGTAATAGATCAACAGTCTTCAGCGGGTAAAGCCTTTAATATTGGGGGTGTTGAACTGTTGTTTCACGAAAACCCCGCCTGATCTGTGAATCAGCCGGGACCAAATAAATAGATATGAAGAATTTCCTTGACGAGCATTTCCTGCTCCAGTCCGCCACGGCACAACGATTGTACCACGATTTCGCTAAACACATGCCGGTGATCGATTATCACGGCCATCTTCCTCCCCAGCAGATTGCAGAAGATACCCAATTCAGTAATATCTCACAGGTATGGTTATACGGAGATCATTACAAATGGCGCGCCATGCGCACCAATGGTGTGGATGAAAAATATTGCACCGGCAATGCATCCGACTGGGAGAAATTTCAGAAATGGGCCGAGACGGTTCCCTATACACTCCGCAATCCCCTGTACCACTGGACTCACCTGGAGTTGCAACGTTACTTCGATATAAAGGATATCCTGAATCCTGCCTCTGCAAAAAAAATATACGAAGCAAGCAGCGCCAAAGTGAATACGCCTGATTTCTCTGTTCGTAACCTGCTCCGCAAAATGGATGTGCGCA
This portion of the Pseudobacter ginsenosidimutans genome encodes:
- a CDS encoding ROK family protein — its product is MNTGLIAGVDIGGTHITASLVDPHTGSIVPGTLIRRAVQSQEAASVVIHAWALAIEAAYIHHPEANSHRRIGIAMPGPVDYEQGICYIKDQGKYDQLYGLNIKEMLAARLGILPEHIRMMNDALCFLKGEIAGGAARGCKSVLGLTLGTGLGSAWFHHNKVVDADLWRMPFKGLIAEDLLASRWFVQRYALQSGLELANTKALVEKLPEDPAIGEIFGEFAGHLADFLETVLPSHPADVVVIGGNIAKSYRLFLPALEIALQQRNINLPVRIATLGEDAHIVGAAANWA
- a CDS encoding RNA polymerase sigma-70 factor, translating into MKEQFPGHSGYAYQQEPTTSNETITDPYRPAPAADQDQAMVEELRSGNSQAMISFFNLYYAPLCYFAERMIHDRQAAEDIVEDTFMKLWKKHTDFASIQNIKAFLYITTRNACLNLLKQYQRDAVSRRELAYLNGDSDDFVLNTIIRTEVMAEIYRQIEKLPTQSRKVLKMSVFDNMRNHEIAAALDVSIHTVKNQKVRAMQLLRMNICRNHSGA
- a CDS encoding tagaturonate reductase; the encoded protein is MNLSRQTIVSITSPEVNVPAPSYFDLPEKVLQFGTGVLLRGLPDFFIDKANKQGIFNGRVVVVKSTRGGDSDAFAQQDGMFTLCVRGVENGETISENIVNASISRMLSARFDWPKILECAQNPDMEIVVSNTTEVGIELVLEDTRATPPGSFPGKLLAFLYARYKAFNGDPNKGMVIIPTELIPDNGTRLKKICQQLAVFNDLPSPFMKWLDECNDFCNSLVDRIVPGKLPALEQQEMEKATGYKDALMIKSEVYRLWAIESGSERVKHILSFREADPGVVIAPDINVFRELKLRLLNGSHTFTCGLAFLAGFSTVKEAMANPAFNHLISALMLQEIAPAITDEGLTLEMAKDFALKVLDRYRNPHIDHQWISITMQYSSKMKMRNIPVLLKHYERNGNVPELMAAGFAAHLLFMRSTKEGEAYYGTSFGKKYLVNDDHAAAYAEKWEKMEAPELVQSILSDADFWGADLTSLPGFAEAVTNFLNQLLDQGAKQLIARFQSDSMIA
- a CDS encoding helix-turn-helix domain-containing protein, with product MDVKLTTGGKRVMSFTTEIPALSNHQPLPGARRVFVQADLGTILFSEIGTPWFTIWHQYLNIEKPGSLEAAVDEPLLNLHIVLRGHVRYQFQDNNNLKWSEGQLNLFCSGSLKVKAFFDDMKEYTTLTIRFHRSYLDVYAPYFPALQHFLDRADNGEEAFLSASNTSLTPEMITIIRDMLYSDYTGEVRTLYLRNKVSELLLLAFTRIVPGTAGASDIRLHQYDIDKIREAREYLLQNMEHPLTVIELSHKVGINDFKLKKGFKQLYGVTIFDFLLEARMEKARSLLTETDTPIHEIAFATGYKNVSSFTAAFKKRMGFPPSAMKRNK